From Butyricimonas paravirosa, one genomic window encodes:
- a CDS encoding AAA family ATPase — translation METPFVFGKIATDQNFTDRRVETERLLQNFRSLTNTIIISPRRWGKSSLVTHVAKQLLASEGDVKLCMIDLFNVREEEEFYTLLAKEVLTSVSSKWEEIAMNAKNFLARLIPRISFTADVESELSFGIGLEELKRNPDDILDLAEALAVSKNIRLIICIDEFQNVANFGDSLAFQKKLRAHWQRHTHVAYCLFGSKRHMLMDVFANVSMPFYKFGDLMFLQKIETEEWVPFIRQKFQTTNKVIERDEIQLLVELVDRHPYYVQQLAQQVWLRTEKLVVPSVVKEAYNGLIDQLSLLFLNSMETFSNAQLGFLKALIAGEKQLSSKQTLQAYRIGTSGNVVRIKQALMEREVIDVRGNEITFQDPLFEAWLKRDWFK, via the coding sequence ATGGAAACGCCTTTTGTTTTTGGGAAAATAGCTACGGATCAAAATTTCACGGATCGACGAGTGGAAACAGAACGTTTATTGCAGAATTTCAGAAGTTTGACAAATACGATTATTATTTCTCCTCGTCGTTGGGGAAAATCATCGTTAGTAACGCATGTTGCCAAACAACTCCTAGCGTCTGAAGGAGATGTGAAATTATGCATGATTGACCTTTTTAACGTGAGGGAAGAAGAGGAGTTTTATACATTATTGGCGAAAGAGGTTTTAACATCTGTATCTTCCAAGTGGGAAGAAATAGCGATGAATGCCAAAAACTTCCTTGCCCGCTTGATCCCCCGGATTTCTTTTACGGCTGATGTGGAGAGTGAGCTGTCTTTTGGGATTGGGTTGGAGGAATTGAAACGTAATCCGGATGATATTCTGGATTTGGCAGAGGCTTTGGCTGTATCTAAAAATATTCGTTTAATTATTTGTATTGATGAATTTCAGAACGTGGCTAATTTCGGGGATTCTTTGGCGTTTCAAAAGAAGTTGAGGGCCCATTGGCAGCGACATACTCACGTTGCTTATTGCTTGTTTGGTAGCAAGCGGCACATGTTGATGGATGTATTTGCGAATGTTTCAATGCCCTTTTATAAGTTTGGAGACTTAATGTTTCTTCAAAAAATAGAAACGGAAGAATGGGTTCCGTTTATTCGACAAAAATTCCAAACGACTAATAAGGTTATTGAACGAGATGAAATTCAGTTATTGGTGGAATTGGTAGACAGGCACCCGTATTATGTGCAGCAATTGGCTCAACAGGTGTGGCTTAGGACAGAAAAGTTAGTAGTGCCATCTGTTGTTAAGGAAGCGTATAATGGGTTGATTGACCAGTTGAGCCTACTTTTTCTGAATAGCATGGAAACGTTTAGTAATGCCCAGCTCGGTTTTTTGAAGGCATTAATAGCGGGAGAAAAGCAATTAAGTTCAAAACAAACATTACAGGCTTATCGGATTGGAACCTCCGGAAATGTGGTTAGAATAAAGCAAGCTCTTATGGAACGGGAGGTGATTGATGTGAGAGGAAATGAAATTACGTTTCAAGATCCCTTGTTCGAGGCGTGGTTGAAACGGGATTGGTTTAAGTGA
- a CDS encoding RNA polymerase sigma-70 factor produces the protein MDISEDKFIQQINTKEVGAFRVLFEHFYNYLVLYAMKRVRQREVAEDVVQEVFVAIWESPKEYNSFRGFKAFLYDAIQNRCLDYLKHKAVENRYLAYQLANHDDEREREYNLMREEVYRELYLSVRELPDRCREVFELHLKGKKNEEIAELLSLSVETVKTHKKNAVRFLKERMGNLFTLLVMFRVL, from the coding sequence ATGGATATTTCAGAAGATAAATTTATTCAGCAAATTAATACCAAAGAAGTAGGAGCGTTTCGGGTTTTATTCGAACACTTCTACAATTATCTTGTGTTGTATGCCATGAAACGTGTCCGCCAGCGGGAAGTTGCAGAGGATGTGGTGCAGGAGGTATTCGTGGCAATCTGGGAAAGTCCGAAGGAATACAATTCTTTTCGTGGATTCAAGGCATTTTTGTATGATGCTATTCAGAACAGGTGTTTAGATTATTTAAAGCATAAAGCGGTAGAAAATCGGTATCTTGCTTACCAGCTAGCCAATCATGATGATGAACGGGAACGGGAATATAATTTGATGCGGGAGGAGGTTTACCGGGAGTTGTATTTGTCCGTTCGGGAGTTGCCTGATCGTTGTCGGGAGGTGTTCGAATTGCATCTGAAGGGTAAAAAGAATGAGGAGATTGCCGAATTATTATCTCTTTCCGTAGAAACGGTTAAAACTCATAAAAAGAATGCTGTTCGTTTCTTGAAAGAGCGGATGGGGAATTTATTTACCTTATTGGTTATGTTCCGAGTACTCTGA
- a CDS encoding FecR family protein, producing MEIFNEKIVRMIRLYLSGAISEEERQELERWIKESERNLRFFEEMKEEGRFAEEFPEFCRIDMEKGWRRFEQQILPNRWSLWKQVLRYAAVIAVPVAIGLSVWLLNQGEKKGSPVVCEAIEPGQVKAMLVLPGGTTLALKDMKQKEIEVGEGLKATQTSAGLVYDTGIDEKEEKLQYSMLKIPRGGEFNLTLSDGTNIILNSATNLKYPVRFGREERRVYLEGEAYFEVKKDSTRPFCVEIEGMQVQVYGTSFNVNARKGEDVQTVLVEGEVGIKLPNSQKEYMLSPGKLAHFDRGTGKVQIKSVNVQQYVAWTKGIFTFEEESLEQIMNTLSLWYDVDVFYQTESVKQLHFSGHLGRYKEIQDILGAITEATGVKFTIKERIIIVTK from the coding sequence ATGGAAATCTTTAATGAGAAAATAGTTCGAATGATTCGGCTTTATTTGTCTGGTGCCATTTCTGAAGAGGAACGACAGGAACTGGAACGCTGGATAAAGGAAAGCGAGAGGAACCTTCGTTTTTTTGAAGAAATGAAGGAAGAGGGACGGTTTGCGGAGGAGTTTCCTGAGTTTTGCCGGATTGATATGGAAAAGGGATGGAGACGTTTTGAACAACAAATTTTGCCGAATCGATGGAGTTTATGGAAGCAAGTGTTGAGATATGCGGCGGTGATAGCCGTACCGGTAGCAATAGGACTTTCCGTCTGGTTGTTGAATCAGGGAGAGAAAAAGGGGAGTCCTGTGGTCTGCGAGGCGATTGAACCGGGGCAGGTTAAGGCTATGCTAGTACTTCCGGGAGGGACAACGCTAGCATTGAAAGATATGAAACAGAAAGAAATTGAGGTTGGTGAAGGGTTGAAAGCGACACAAACAAGTGCAGGTTTAGTGTATGATACTGGTATTGACGAAAAAGAGGAAAAACTGCAATATAGTATGTTGAAGATTCCCCGGGGAGGAGAGTTTAATCTGACCTTATCCGACGGAACGAACATCATATTGAATTCTGCGACAAATCTGAAGTATCCGGTGAGATTTGGAAGGGAAGAGCGTAGAGTTTATTTGGAGGGTGAAGCTTATTTTGAAGTGAAGAAAGATAGTACTCGTCCTTTTTGTGTGGAAATAGAAGGAATGCAGGTACAGGTTTATGGGACATCATTTAATGTGAATGCACGTAAAGGAGAAGATGTACAAACCGTTTTGGTAGAGGGAGAAGTGGGTATTAAATTGCCGAATTCACAGAAAGAGTACATGTTGAGTCCTGGAAAGTTGGCCCACTTTGATCGGGGAACCGGAAAAGTTCAGATTAAAAGTGTGAATGTACAACAATATGTGGCTTGGACAAAGGGTATTTTCACGTTTGAAGAGGAGAGCTTGGAACAGATTATGAATACGCTTTCATTGTGGTATGATGTGGATGTGTTTTACCAAACAGAAAGTGTTAAACAACTTCATTTTTCCGGACACTTGGGACGTTATAAGGAAATCCAAGATATCCTAGGAGCAATTACGGAAGCTACGGGAGTAAAATTTACGATAAAGGAAAGGATAATTATTGTTACTAAATAA
- a CDS encoding SusC/RagA family TonB-linked outer membrane protein — protein MRMCLVLLSCFTFSLSASTYAQQERVSLNMKEVTVKMLLDEIQRQTDLHFIFNTEQTNSLGKVSVEARDETVEAVLVRLFEGTDLTYSFRGNIIVVKRRVDVVGQQEMLKVTGKVVDEKKQVLPGVTVKLEGTTVGTATNTMGVFSLMLPVREGFLEFSFVGFKSKKVRFTEKSDTLHVVLVEDLKEIEEVVVTGYQVIREKAMAGAYAKVKSEDLIMTGNETIESMLQGKIPGMVVTHTSGLTGTRQKVRVRGTSTLVGNADPVWVVDGIIQEDNLPFEAESLAAISDDNLDMMKDFIGGAVSWLNPNDIDDITVLKDASATAIYGVKAANGVILITTKKGERGRMSVNYSGNFSMSQRLNYNRMEIMNSKDRIALSREAFERGAQVGDENIGYVGLALAYSRREISLEEFQNGVKKLETVNTDWFDILYRTPFSQSHSLSFSGGNENATYRASFGYRNQQNTAKGNEQETYTGNLNMTSIFWKRLTLTASLSGTHTETKAFASGVDPYNYAITTSRTIPCYDEGKLYYYEKGTANYNILNELDNSGNRNTAKSLNLNLNARWRVYEDLTISATIGGMSSSSFAETWFSERSHNITGIRGYEYGQYSVLDNAYKVSKLPYGGMLTVSESRNFNYTARIQAEFVKVWNAVHAVNLMAGFETRSNQYEGYSQTNWGYMPDRGKSFTNVPLHYGSNSEENKLYARTIPTVTDRLSNYISYYISGGYMYDNRYSINFSVRGDASNRFGGSTKFQTVWSGGLRWNVTDEHWMKNQNIVSNLSFSGTFGYQGNVAENVSPDFIAKIGAVDSKTGEWRMTWSQLPNPDLKPEKTLSVNLGINFAFFENKLGGTFNWYYKKTTDVITTAKIPYENGTTSMAINDGDVKNKGWDLSFSIVPVRTKNFMWSFGTSFSGNDNTVNSKLESTKDWKVASDGTLNKKGYPVGSFWAFRFTGLDPNHGGPTFDFSRADTRQAAEDATEYMKYMGTLEPTFTVGINMVFRWKRFSFPLNFYVSRGNYTFLSSPYSYGFRMMSEYQNASTQLKKRWREPGDEAHTNIPSIPVGENCRPLRPFGNSTTLYPLEAWAKSDARVVNAWYIRFNDFKFSYSLPDEWIKGFAKNVTVSFTATNPLQIKSKDFKGRDPEVALGEQPRSQNFSLGVNLSF, from the coding sequence ATGAGAATGTGTCTCGTTTTACTGTCTTGTTTCACGTTTTCTCTTTCAGCGAGTACTTATGCTCAGCAGGAACGAGTTAGTTTGAATATGAAAGAGGTTACTGTGAAAATGTTGCTGGATGAGATTCAGCGACAGACAGATTTGCATTTTATTTTTAATACCGAACAAACGAATAGCTTGGGAAAGGTGTCTGTTGAGGCGAGGGATGAGACCGTGGAAGCTGTACTAGTGCGTCTTTTTGAGGGGACGGATTTAACGTATAGTTTTCGAGGGAATATTATCGTGGTGAAGCGTCGGGTTGATGTCGTAGGACAACAGGAGATGTTGAAAGTTACAGGGAAAGTTGTAGACGAGAAAAAACAGGTCTTGCCAGGTGTAACAGTAAAATTAGAAGGAACAACTGTCGGGACGGCAACTAATACAATGGGGGTCTTTTCGCTAATGTTACCAGTTAGAGAGGGCTTTCTGGAATTCTCTTTTGTAGGTTTTAAGAGTAAGAAAGTTCGGTTTACAGAGAAAAGTGATACACTCCATGTCGTGTTGGTGGAAGATTTGAAAGAAATTGAAGAAGTGGTTGTTACCGGTTATCAAGTGATTCGAGAGAAAGCGATGGCAGGAGCTTATGCGAAGGTGAAATCGGAAGATTTGATCATGACGGGAAATGAGACCATCGAGTCTATGTTGCAGGGAAAAATTCCGGGTATGGTGGTGACTCACACGAGCGGTTTGACGGGAACACGGCAGAAAGTGAGAGTGAGAGGAACGTCCACGTTAGTGGGTAATGCTGATCCGGTATGGGTGGTTGACGGTATCATTCAGGAGGATAATTTGCCGTTTGAGGCCGAGTCATTAGCGGCTATCAGTGACGATAACCTTGATATGATGAAAGATTTTATCGGGGGAGCAGTTTCGTGGTTGAATCCGAATGACATTGATGATATTACCGTGTTGAAGGATGCTTCGGCAACGGCAATTTATGGAGTGAAGGCTGCAAACGGGGTGATTTTGATCACGACAAAGAAAGGAGAACGCGGTCGTATGTCAGTAAATTATTCCGGGAATTTTTCTATGAGCCAAAGGTTAAATTATAACCGGATGGAAATTATGAATTCAAAAGACCGGATTGCCCTTTCCCGTGAGGCTTTTGAGCGGGGAGCGCAGGTGGGCGATGAGAATATCGGTTATGTCGGATTGGCATTGGCTTATTCTCGACGTGAAATTAGCCTGGAAGAGTTTCAGAATGGAGTGAAAAAGTTAGAAACCGTGAATACGGATTGGTTTGATATTTTGTATAGAACACCTTTTTCTCAATCGCACTCGTTGAGTTTTTCCGGGGGTAATGAGAACGCAACTTACCGGGCTTCTTTCGGGTATCGGAACCAACAGAATACAGCGAAAGGTAACGAGCAGGAGACTTACACGGGTAATTTGAACATGACGTCTATTTTTTGGAAACGATTGACGCTGACGGCTTCGTTGTCTGGTACCCACACGGAGACAAAGGCTTTTGCTTCAGGAGTAGACCCTTACAATTATGCTATTACCACGAGCCGGACTATTCCTTGTTATGATGAGGGTAAATTGTATTATTATGAAAAAGGTACGGCTAATTATAATATATTGAATGAATTGGATAATTCGGGAAACAGGAATACTGCGAAGAGTCTAAACCTGAATTTGAATGCCCGTTGGAGGGTTTACGAAGATTTAACGATTTCGGCGACAATCGGGGGAATGTCAAGTTCTTCTTTTGCAGAAACGTGGTTCTCGGAACGATCCCATAATATTACCGGGATACGGGGGTATGAATACGGGCAATATTCCGTGTTGGATAATGCATACAAGGTGTCGAAACTGCCTTATGGCGGTATGCTGACTGTTTCAGAGAGTCGGAATTTTAATTACACGGCAAGAATACAAGCGGAGTTCGTGAAAGTGTGGAATGCAGTGCATGCCGTGAACTTGATGGCCGGTTTTGAGACCCGTAGCAATCAATATGAGGGATATTCACAAACGAACTGGGGGTATATGCCCGACCGTGGAAAGAGTTTTACAAATGTACCTTTGCATTATGGTTCTAATTCCGAGGAAAACAAGCTATATGCGCGGACAATCCCGACAGTTACGGACCGTTTGTCTAATTATATCTCTTACTACATATCGGGAGGGTACATGTATGATAATCGTTATTCTATTAATTTTTCAGTACGGGGGGATGCTTCCAATCGTTTTGGCGGATCCACGAAGTTCCAAACAGTTTGGTCCGGAGGTTTGCGTTGGAACGTGACAGACGAACATTGGATGAAAAATCAGAATATTGTGAGTAATTTGTCTTTCTCGGGTACTTTCGGTTACCAGGGAAATGTTGCCGAGAATGTTAGCCCGGATTTTATAGCTAAAATAGGAGCGGTAGATTCCAAGACAGGGGAATGGCGAATGACGTGGAGTCAGCTTCCTAATCCTGATCTGAAACCGGAAAAAACGTTGTCGGTGAATCTAGGGATTAATTTTGCTTTTTTTGAAAATAAGTTAGGCGGGACATTTAACTGGTATTATAAAAAGACGACCGATGTGATCACTACGGCAAAAATTCCTTACGAGAACGGGACGACAAGTATGGCAATAAATGATGGTGACGTGAAGAATAAGGGATGGGATCTTTCTTTTAGTATCGTTCCGGTTCGGACGAAGAATTTTATGTGGAGTTTTGGGACAAGTTTTTCAGGGAATGACAACACGGTAAATTCGAAACTTGAGTCAACAAAAGATTGGAAAGTCGCTTCAGATGGGACATTGAATAAAAAAGGGTATCCTGTCGGGAGTTTCTGGGCTTTCCGTTTCACTGGATTAGATCCGAATCATGGTGGTCCCACGTTTGATTTTTCACGGGCAGACACGAGGCAGGCAGCAGAGGACGCTACCGAATATATGAAGTATATGGGAACTCTTGAACCAACTTTCACTGTGGGAATTAACATGGTTTTCCGATGGAAACGTTTTTCTTTCCCATTGAATTTCTACGTAAGCAGGGGTAATTACACGTTTTTATCCTCTCCTTACAGCTATGGCTTCCGGATGATGAGCGAGTACCAGAATGCCTCGACTCAATTAAAAAAACGTTGGCGGGAGCCAGGAGACGAGGCTCATACGAATATTCCCTCTATCCCGGTTGGCGAGAATTGTCGTCCACTTCGTCCATTTGGGAATAGTACGACGCTTTACCCGCTGGAAGCTTGGGCGAAATCGGATGCGCGGGTGGTGAATGCGTGGTATATTCGTTTTAATGATTTCAAATTTTCTTATAGTTTGCCGGATGAGTGGATCAAGGGGTTTGCAAAGAATGTGACTGTTTCTTTCACGGCAACTAATCCTTTGCAGATTAAGAGTAAGGATTTCAAGGGACGTGATCCGGAAGTTGCATTGGGAGAACAACCTCGATCTCAAAATTTCTCGCTGGGAGTTAACCTGAGTTTCTAA
- a CDS encoding RagB/SusD family nutrient uptake outer membrane protein: MMKIRNIYLLMPVFCLIGCSDFLEESSQDEVRPAMVSDLEQILLGDGYRDGHNFFYMSEIFTDNQKSVEPLSNVEDEYEQKKWRFLWDAKMFDDDGGGYNGECWEIPYKGILGCNLVLEYLDDMKGEDYIRESLRGEALILRSWYYFHLVNFFGIAYNQGNPATDLGVPLKLDPTVTGQFFTRNTVEEVYLQIERDLLHGIRLLSENKYDRNFFRINHLAAKAILSRVYLYMENWDKALAYADSVLMEKSNLLDLNDGGRVYHTSSTPDEIIWAREYNSGYEVSFQPRLSPPFIASDDLVGIYTDNVDLRQKIYLYYDGSITRGYAGVNKGYYDYAAIQGIRTAELYLNRAEVYSRKYLAGGQDEFRVKALADLNELRKYRINKSKYIEVNLTDGQELLDFCLLERRRELCGETCHRWCDVRRLGVTVTHLLYDSSIEYQQDMGHYVLPIPKLITEQNPALEQNQ; encoded by the coding sequence ATGATGAAAATAAGAAATATATATTTGCTAATGCCTGTCTTTTGTTTGATAGGGTGTAGTGATTTTCTGGAAGAATCCAGCCAAGATGAGGTTAGGCCCGCCATGGTGTCGGATTTAGAGCAAATTTTGTTAGGAGATGGTTACCGGGATGGTCATAATTTCTTTTATATGTCGGAGATTTTCACGGATAATCAAAAATCTGTAGAACCTTTGTCGAATGTTGAGGATGAATATGAACAGAAGAAATGGAGATTTTTATGGGATGCGAAGATGTTTGACGATGATGGAGGTGGTTATAATGGCGAATGTTGGGAAATTCCTTATAAAGGTATTTTAGGATGTAATCTGGTTTTGGAGTATTTGGATGATATGAAGGGAGAGGACTATATCCGGGAGAGTTTACGGGGAGAGGCCTTGATATTACGTTCTTGGTATTATTTCCACTTGGTGAATTTTTTCGGGATTGCATATAATCAAGGGAATCCGGCAACAGATTTGGGTGTTCCTTTGAAATTGGATCCCACGGTGACAGGTCAGTTTTTTACTAGAAACACAGTGGAAGAGGTTTATTTGCAGATAGAGCGGGATCTTTTACATGGGATTAGGTTGTTGTCGGAGAATAAGTATGACCGTAATTTTTTTAGGATAAATCATCTCGCTGCGAAAGCAATATTGTCGCGGGTATATCTGTACATGGAAAATTGGGATAAAGCGTTGGCTTATGCGGATTCTGTTTTGATGGAAAAGTCTAACTTATTAGACTTGAATGATGGAGGACGGGTATATCACACCTCTTCAACCCCGGATGAGATTATTTGGGCTCGGGAGTATAATTCTGGATACGAGGTGAGTTTTCAACCTCGGTTATCTCCCCCGTTTATTGCATCAGATGATTTGGTAGGAATATATACGGATAATGTTGATCTTCGGCAAAAGATCTATTTGTATTATGATGGTTCCATCACAAGAGGATATGCTGGTGTGAATAAAGGATATTATGATTATGCGGCGATACAGGGAATCCGCACGGCGGAATTGTATTTGAATCGAGCAGAAGTCTATTCTCGGAAATATCTGGCGGGAGGTCAGGACGAATTTAGAGTGAAGGCTTTGGCTGATTTGAATGAATTGAGAAAATATCGTATTAATAAAAGTAAGTATATTGAGGTAAACTTGACCGATGGTCAGGAATTGCTGGATTTCTGTTTGTTGGAACGTCGTCGGGAGTTATGCGGGGAAACATGTCATCGTTGGTGTGACGTGCGTCGCCTTGGTGTGACGGTTACTCATCTTTTGTATGATAGTAGTATCGAGTATCAGCAGGATATGGGGCATTATGTTTTGCCTATTCCCAAGTTGATCACAGAACAAAATCCTGCCTTGGAACAAAATCAGTAG
- a CDS encoding ABC transporter ATP-binding protein, with product MENPIVKVEHLYHRYTTTRWAIEDIDFEINGSGVVGLLGSNGAGKSTTMNIICGVLKQTQGKVYIDGIDTLKDPVAARKYIGFLPQKPPLYPDLTVDEYLRFCAEIHWMARKKINTAISLAEERCGITHVKERLLRNLSGGYQQRVGIAQAILHDPKFVVLDEPTNGLDPNQILEVRQLIRNIAEEHTVMLSTHILSEVQATCSTIKMIEHGRVVFSGSVEEFDNYIKPNTLYAEFDVPPLPDELMALPGIKQVESVSGRGARLLYDGDRDTVKQVIRESVARGWEMTEIRTEKSSMEAVFAKLSGK from the coding sequence ATGGAAAATCCAATTGTAAAAGTAGAACATTTATATCATCGTTATACCACAACCCGGTGGGCAATCGAGGATATTGATTTTGAGATTAATGGTTCGGGGGTAGTTGGTTTACTGGGGTCAAATGGTGCGGGAAAATCAACGACAATGAATATTATTTGTGGTGTGTTAAAACAGACTCAAGGTAAGGTGTATATTGATGGAATCGATACATTGAAGGATCCCGTGGCTGCCCGAAAATATATCGGTTTTTTACCTCAAAAGCCTCCATTATACCCGGATTTAACCGTGGATGAGTATTTGCGTTTTTGCGCCGAGATACACTGGATGGCTCGGAAGAAAATCAATACCGCCATTAGCCTGGCAGAGGAACGCTGTGGGATCACGCACGTGAAAGAACGGTTGTTACGTAACCTGTCCGGGGGATACCAGCAGCGGGTGGGTATTGCCCAAGCTATTTTGCATGATCCTAAATTCGTGGTTCTTGATGAGCCTACGAATGGATTGGATCCAAACCAAATTCTGGAAGTTCGTCAATTAATTCGAAATATAGCGGAAGAGCATACGGTAATGCTTTCAACACATATATTGTCGGAAGTTCAAGCTACTTGTTCAACAATCAAAATGATTGAACATGGGCGAGTGGTATTTTCCGGTAGCGTGGAGGAGTTTGATAATTATATCAAACCGAATACGCTTTATGCCGAATTTGATGTGCCTCCGCTGCCCGATGAGTTAATGGCGCTTCCCGGTATCAAGCAGGTGGAAAGTGTGAGTGGTCGAGGTGCCCGTTTGTTGTATGACGGAGATCGGGACACGGTCAAACAAGTGATTCGTGAAAGTGTTGCCAGAGGGTGGGAAATGACAGAGATCCGGACCGAAAAGAGTTCTATGGAGGCAGTGTTTGCTAAGTTGTCAGGAAAATAA
- a CDS encoding Gldg family protein codes for MRAIYRIARLELSNLFYSPVAWLLLVLFVFMTGMTFGEMMESLSRRQELGRGLYAISKDIFYNSRGLWGSVSQWFYLIMPLLTMGLISQEFSRGSIKLLFSAPITGRHIVLGKYLGIMLYGLIMMAILLVFVVIAGSVVESFGWATVFTGLLGLYFLFGLYAAIGLFMSTLTNYPIVAAIGMLSLLTLLGLVSGIWQEYSFVREITYWLSLGGRANTFIRGLICSEDIVYFVIMSGMFLSFAVLKLELLRESCSLAGRISRYLGIFIITMLVGYLTSRPMLKCYYDTTYTKENSLTKASQDIVAKLDGKVKLTTYVNLFGELYGITAKNIKRDIDRYERYIRYKPDMELNYVFYYHVDTTSENFKKRYPGKTLLGAVKDAVKLQDTRSGRYLTPEEIAKVETEKGINLSDERYDFVTLIERENGQRTFLRVYRDFMNPLPGETEISAALKRVAMRLPRVGILSDRGARSSVGDRNRDYSYSVSEKTYRRAMINQGFDVLDVSLRRGCRDLDSLDILIVSEPLEPFTSDELDILYSYVENGKNLLVAGKPKTYSYLTPLVEQLGLQFEPGILVQKAVTDYPAHLLLCTVTDSARGISSHWDNLYYVTHRRSSTPSLVMPGALAIQQKTDKGFRIIPLLESRDSMAWNELETIDFVNDTARLNPKVGERAGVKSTMVGLEREQAGRLQRIIVLGDADCFSMGELSVSRRGIISANGALLMAMFNWFSYEELPVNTSRSSYVDNKLNIGMETGASLKVILQWILPALLLLMGMFVLIRRKGK; via the coding sequence ATGAGAGCAATATACAGGATAGCTCGTTTGGAGTTATCAAATCTTTTTTATTCACCTGTGGCATGGCTTTTACTTGTCCTTTTTGTGTTTATGACGGGGATGACGTTTGGTGAGATGATGGAAAGTTTATCCCGAAGACAGGAGTTGGGTAGAGGTCTGTATGCTATTTCCAAAGATATTTTCTATAATTCCAGGGGACTTTGGGGAAGCGTGAGCCAGTGGTTTTATTTGATTATGCCTTTGTTGACAATGGGGCTAATCAGCCAGGAGTTTAGTCGAGGTTCTATAAAATTATTATTCTCGGCCCCGATCACGGGACGGCATATCGTGCTGGGAAAATACTTGGGAATAATGTTGTACGGGTTGATCATGATGGCTATATTATTGGTTTTTGTCGTGATTGCCGGGAGTGTCGTGGAATCGTTTGGATGGGCAACCGTGTTCACAGGTTTATTAGGTTTGTATTTTTTGTTCGGGCTTTACGCGGCGATTGGTCTTTTCATGTCAACGTTGACCAATTATCCAATCGTGGCGGCAATCGGGATGTTGTCTTTACTGACCTTGTTGGGCTTGGTTTCCGGGATTTGGCAGGAATACTCGTTTGTACGTGAAATCACCTACTGGTTGTCTTTGGGAGGAAGGGCAAATACGTTTATCAGAGGGTTAATTTGCAGTGAGGACATCGTCTATTTTGTTATCATGAGTGGGATGTTCCTTAGTTTTGCCGTGTTAAAATTAGAACTGTTACGTGAAAGTTGTTCCCTTGCGGGGAGAATTTCCCGTTACCTGGGGATATTCATTATAACGATGTTGGTGGGATATTTGACATCTCGTCCTATGTTAAAGTGTTATTATGACACGACTTATACAAAGGAAAATTCGTTAACGAAAGCGAGTCAGGATATAGTGGCAAAACTCGATGGAAAAGTGAAATTGACAACTTACGTGAATTTGTTCGGGGAGCTTTACGGTATAACGGCGAAAAATATAAAAAGGGATATTGATCGCTACGAACGCTACATCCGGTATAAACCTGATATGGAATTGAATTACGTTTTTTATTATCATGTGGATACAACAAGCGAAAACTTTAAAAAGCGCTATCCCGGTAAAACGTTATTGGGGGCGGTAAAAGATGCGGTAAAGTTACAAGATACCCGTTCGGGACGTTACCTGACTCCAGAGGAAATAGCGAAGGTGGAAACTGAAAAAGGTATCAACTTGAGTGACGAGAGGTATGATTTTGTGACTTTGATTGAGCGAGAGAATGGACAGCGAACGTTTCTGCGTGTTTATCGTGATTTCATGAATCCTTTACCGGGAGAGACTGAAATTTCTGCTGCATTGAAACGGGTTGCTATGAGATTACCCCGGGTTGGAATCCTGTCAGATCGGGGAGCACGTTCTAGCGTGGGAGATCGTAATCGGGATTATTCTTATTCGGTGTCGGAAAAAACTTATCGTCGGGCAATGATTAATCAGGGTTTTGACGTGTTGGATGTCAGTTTAAGACGGGGATGCCGGGATTTGGATAGTTTGGATATTCTGATCGTGTCCGAACCATTGGAACCGTTTACGAGTGATGAACTGGATATTCTATACAGTTACGTGGAAAATGGTAAAAATTTACTCGTGGCGGGTAAACCGAAAACATATTCTTATCTGACGCCCTTGGTGGAACAATTAGGGTTGCAATTTGAACCCGGAATTTTGGTGCAAAAGGCTGTGACTGACTATCCCGCACATTTACTTCTTTGCACGGTTACCGATAGTGCCCGGGGGATATCTAGCCATTGGGATAATTTGTATTACGTGACACATCGGAGAAGTTCGACTCCCTCGTTAGTCATGCCGGGTGCTTTGGCTATCCAGCAAAAAACGGATAAAGGTTTTCGAATCATTCCGTTGCTGGAATCCAGAGATTCTATGGCTTGGAACGAGTTAGAGACTATTGACTTCGTGAACGATACGGCTCGTTTGAATCCCAAGGTTGGTGAACGGGCTGGAGTGAAGAGTACGATGGTGGGTTTGGAGAGAGAACAGGCGGGGCGTTTACAACGGATCATCGTATTGGGCGATGCCGATTGTTTTAGTATGGGTGAATTATCCGTTTCCCGCAGGGGGATAATCTCTGCTAATGGTGCTTTACTGATGGCGATGTTTAACTGGTTCTCTTATGAGGAATTACCCGTGAATACTTCACGTTCGTCATATGTTGATAATAAACTGAATATTGGCATGGAAACCGGAGCTTCACTTAAAGTAATATTACAGTGGATTCTTCCGGCATTACTTCTTTTGATGGGGATGTTCGTGCTGATTCGGAGGAAGGGGAAGTAA